The region GGGCTGAGTTGTTTGATCTCGTTTCGTTTTTGACTTCGTTAGGAACAGACAATGCATTGTCGGGCGATGTGATCGCATCGGTACTCGCCAACGCACAAAGTCACGCTCATGCTCCCGAATCGTTTCCGTATGATCGCGAACCGCTTCACCCGGAACTGCATCCCGATTGGACGAAGCCGGTCAATCGTGACCGGGTCTATGACTATTACTCGAAACAAGCCGATCACTTTCGCGGCCAATCTCCCCTGCCGCCTTTATTGACCGAGTACCCCGGGCTCGACGGCGGAACACTAGGGCATTGGGGGAATCAAAATGACACGGTTTGGGCTGATGGCCGCTGGAACGATACAGATCTCGGGTCTTTGATTGGTGGGATCTTTCGCAGCGGAAAACACACGATTCCGCGAGCGGTGTGCGTATCGCTGGGGGGATCCTCACAAACATCGGTGTGCTTCAATCCGGAGTCACTTCGCTTCGAATTTGCATGGCAGGGTGGATTTGTCACGTTCTCGGATCATCGGCATGGGTTCTTGTCGGGGATCTCGCCGAAGGGGAAAAGTATCGAGATTGCCGAACAGGCGGCTCCGACGAACGCAAGGTACGAAGGCTACTATCGCTACGGCGAACGCGTGTTGTTTTCTTATCGCTCCGGAGGCGAAGCGTATCTCGCCGAAGCGATACTCAACGACGACGACGAAATTACGATTCAAACGAATCTTCGAACAACGCATCCGTTGGCGGCAAAACTCAGCGATCCGAAACGGCAATGGCAAGAGACGTTTGAAACCGAAATCAATTTGGGACAAGCTCAACCTTATGCGGTCGACTCGATTGGCTTGCCATTTGACAATCCCTATGGCGCGTTGTTCTTTTGCGGAGGGCATGGGTTCCAGGAGGATGGCACGGCACTCGTCTGTACGATGCAGGGTGACGTCTGGAGGGTCAGCGACTTCGCATACCCTTCAACGAAGGCGACGTGGAGTCGGTTTGCCTCGGGCTTGCACCATCCTCAAGGGATGGTCGTCGATAAAGACGGGGTCTTTGTTCTTGGTAGAGATCAAATCACTCGCTTGCATGATCTCAATGACGACGGCGAAGCTGACTTTTACGAGTGTTTTAGTAATGTGTATGAAACGTCGGCGGCGGGCCATGATTTCATCTGCGGTCTTCAACGTGACTCGCAAGGACGGTTCTATACCGCTTCGGGTAACCAAGGGGTTGTACGAATCTCAGCGGATGGACAACAGGCAGAGGTCATCGGGACTGGGTTTCGAAATCCAGATGGCCTGGGGGTAATGCCCGACGGAATGGTCACGGTTCCCTGTTCGGAAGGTACCTGGACTCCGTCATCGATGATCTGTGCGTTTCGGCCAGGCGAACCATTTTGGGAACGCAATCGTACCGCTAAAGATTCTCCGGCAGCGGTTCCGCACTTCGGTTATCGCGGTCCAATCAATGGACAAGCACCATCGTTGCCGCTGGTTTATCTACCGCGAGGAATCGATAACTCGAGTGGCGGACAGACCTCCGTACCTGGCGACCGTTGGGGACCGTTAAAGGGACAGATGTTACACGTCTCCTTTGGTACGGGGACCTACTACTTAGTGCTTCGTGACCAAGTCGATGGACAATGGCAAGGGGCCGCCGTGCCGCTTCCGGGCGAGTTCCGTTCGGGGGCTCATCGGGCCAAGTTTAATCCCCATGATGGTCAGCTTTATGTCACCGGAACCCAAGGATGGGGATCTTACACGCCCGACGACGGTTGCTTTGCCAGAGTCCGATACACAGGAGAATCAGTCCAACTGCCTATCGGGTTTCGTGCGCACGAAAACGGGATCGCGATACGATTCGCGCAACCGCTCGATGAGACCGTGGTCGGTGAGCCGACGCAGCACTTCGCCCAAGCTTGGAACTATCGCTATAGCGCGGCGTATGGATCTCCGGAGTTCTCCACACGGCACCTCGGCATTCGGGGCCATGACACAATGGTGATTCGGTCGGCGAGCGTTCTAGACGACGGGCAAACACTGTTTCTAGAAATCCCCGACATCCAACCTGTGAACCAACTTCATTTGCGTTTGCAGGCAGCTCAGGGGGAATTCCATGACTTATTCGCAACCGTTCACGCCCTCGATCGGCCACGTCAGGATATCCCCGGTTACGCTCATGTCACCAAGCAGATTCACCCGCATCCGATGATACTTGACATGGCGATGGCAACACGCAGTCTTCCGAATCCCTATCGGAAAAAGATCAGTGGTTTTCGCGAGATCACGATCGAAACGGCGACCAACTTGTCTTATCAAACGCGATCTTTTCGTGTTCGTCCGGGCGAAGCGATCGCACTGACGCTGATGAACCCTGATGTCGTGCCGCACAATTGGGCGCTCGTCAAGCCAGACGCTCTCGAAACGGTTGGTAGGCTTGCCGACAAGCTGATATCAGATCCTGAAGCGGCGCTGCGCCACTACGTTCCTGATAGCCCGGATGTGCTGGCTTACACCGATGTCGTCCTGCCGCAAGATCGAATGAAGATCTATTTTCGCGTTCCGCAAAAGCGAGGGCATTATCCGTATCTGTGCACTTTTCCCGGCCACTGGAAAGTGATGAACGGCGTGATGATCGTCGAGTAGTCTTGCTGTACCGATTGGCGGGCTTACGAGGGGCGAGCCGGATCGAATGAAGGGCCACTGAGGCGACAATTTGTGGACGAAGGGGAGATTGCCGTTTAGCCTGAACTGACCGGTAAATGGGGGAACTTTGCCGCCCAACGACCGTCTCATTGCTGACGCTTTCGCAATCGGTACCTGATGAGCCAGAAAAGAAAATCTACCGCCCGTCGCCGCACCCGCCGTGGGATGCTGCTCGAATCCCTCCAATCGCGTCTCGCGATGGACGCTAGCTTGTCGGGTTACGTCTTCATCGACAGTGATGGGAATGGAACTCACGGCAGCCAGGAACACGGGCTCCCCGGTGTCGAGATGTCGCTTACAGGAACCACGACAGCCGGTGAATCGATCCAGCAATCCGTTCTGACGGCCAGCAACGGCGCCTACCAGTTCGATCAATTGGCCCCGGGGACGTATCGTGTTACCCAGCGCCAGCCCGAAGCGACCATTGACGGTCAAGACGCGTCAGGGCATTCCGGGGCAGTGGTCGACAACGATGACGTTTCAAACTTGGTCATCGATGGTGATGACGAAGTCACCGGAATCAACTTTGGTGAACGCGGTTTGAAACCGGGTTACGTCAACTTGGCGTGGTTCTTGGCTTCGACGCCTTCGCAATCCGAAATGTTGCGTGAAAGCGTCGCCCGCGGTGAGCAAAGCATCGGAAACACCGACTTAGCCGACGCGATTCGCGACGGTAGCAGCGATCCGCCGCCGACGACCCCGGATCCCGATCCCACCGACCCCAACCCCGATGAAAATGATGCGCCGGTTGCGGTCGCGGATACTTATACGGTGGTCGAAAATCAAACGCTGACCGTCAGTGCCGCAAACGGTGTCTTGAATAACGACACCGATGCCGAAGACGATCCGTTGACGGCAACGCTGGTCACCAATCCGTCCGACGGAACGTTAACCTTCGCGACGGATGGATCGTTTACCTACGTTCCCGACGCGGATTTCGTCGGCACGGATTCATTTGTGTATCGGGCGAGTGATTCGGAAGAACAATCGACCAGTGTCACCGTGACAATCACCGTGACCGCCGATCCCACCAGTGCAAACGAGTTCACCGTCGACGAAAACGCTGCCGTAGGAACGTTTGTCGGTTCGGTGCAGGCTTCGAGTGCGCTCGGTAGTAATGTCGTTTACGAATTCCCGGACGCATCAATCGCATCGGCATTGCGACTTCAGCCCGATGACCACTTCAGCGGCGAAGGTGACGCGCCGGTAGTCATCATCGAATACAGCGATCTCTCTTGCTCCCATTGTGCCGAAGCACACGAAGTGACGAAGCAATTGCTTTCGAATTTTTCGAGTGAGTTGCTCATCGTCCATCGACATCTTGTCTTGGAAAATAACGGTGAGTTTATTTTCCCCAATAGCATGGCAGCGGCGAAGGCCGCCGAAGCGGCAGGCCGACAGGGCAAGTACAACGCGATGGTCGACTTGCTATTCAGTAACCAAGACGATTGGAAAGCGGCATCAGACCCGACGTCGATCTTTAATGCGTATGCCCAGCAACTGCAGATCGATTTGACGCAATTTGCGAGCGATCAACAAGACCAGGCCATCGAGGATCGGATCAATCGAGACCGAACGACGGCCCAGCAACTTGGGCTCAGTTCGACGCCGTCGTTCTTCTTCAACGGTGAAGCGATAGCCAATCCCGAAACTCTGGCCGGTTTCACCTCTGTTGTTCAGTCAAAGCTGAGTGAAGTCGATCAAACGTTCGCCCTCAATCGTCTTAATGGTGATCTGACCGTTGCCCAGACCAACGATCTTGATTTCGAAACGACGCCGAAGTTCGAGTTCATCGTCAGGGCGACTGGGGACACCACGGAATCGATCGATGTGACGGTCAATTTGTTCGACGCCAACGAACTCGCACCAGTCGCACAAGACGATTCCTATGTCGCAAATGCCGGACAAGAATTGGTGGTCAGTGCCGCCGAAGGTCTCTTGGCAAACGATACCGATGCCGATAGCACAACGCTTTATGCGAATCTGACGACCAACCCTAGCAATGGAACGGTCACTCTGAATGAGGACGGTTCATTCACCTACTCGCCAGACGCCGGATTTACCGGGACCGATACCTTCACCTATCGCGCCGATGACGGAAACTTCGCGGCAGACGAAACCACAGTTTCAATCGAAGTCCGCCAGGGACCGGTCGCGAATGCCGACAGTTACTCTACCGGTGAAGAATCTGCGTTGGTAGTTAATGTCGCCGAAGGTGTGCTTGCCAACGACAGCGATCCAGATTCTGATCCACTCACCGCGCAGCTTGTTAGCGGTCCATCGAATGGCTCGTTGACTCTCAATTCCGACGGTTCGTTCACCTATACTCCGGACACAAATTTTAGCGGCCAAGATTCGTTCAGCTACCAAGCGAACGACGGAACCAGCCTATCGAACTCCGCGACAGTGACGGTGACGGTTGAAGACCAAAACGCCTTCACCGTGGCCGAAAACTCTGCGGCCGGAACACTTGTCGGGACCCTTACCCCAGAAACAAATCTGGGAGACAACGTTCTCTTCGAGGTCGACAATCCAAACTTGCCAGGTGAATTGCGATTGGTCGCAGATGATCATTTGACCGGGGACGCCGCCGCGCCGGTCGTTTTGATTGAGTACATGGACCTCTCTTGCCCACACTGTGCGGACATCCATGCGGTGATTAAGCAACTTCAAAGCGAGTTTGGTGACGAGCTTCTGGTCGTGCGGCGTCACTTGTTGCTGTTCAATTCTGGCACCAATAGTTTTATCTTTCCGAATAGCCAAGCAGCTGCCAGGGTGGCCGAAGCGGCGGCACGCCAAGGCAAATTCGACGAAATGGTCGATCTGCTTTTCACCAACCAAGATGCGTGGCGTTCACTCGCAGACCCCACGTCTGTCTTCAATGGTTACGCCCAACAGTTGAGTCTCGATATGACTCAGTTTGCGAATGATCAAGTCGACGCCCAGCTAGAAGCTCGTATCGAACGCGATCGAATTTCGGCATCAAACTTGGGTTTGACTTCGACACCTTCATTCTTCCTGAATGGATCGACGCTCTCGAATCCAGAAACGATCGAAGCATTTCGGCCGGTCATTCAAGCAGAGCTTAATGCGGTCGACGAAGTGTTTACGCTGGACCGTTTGACCGGCGAAATCTTTGTCGCCGATTCGACCGAGTTAGACTTCGAAACGACGCCCGTGTTTAACTTAGATATCACTGCTCGCGGGACTTCAACCGAAGCGATTGATGTCGTCATTGAATTGCTCGACGTCGCTGAATAGTCGAATTAGAACATCTTAGGATTGTCACAATCCAGATGACTCTGCGAATCACACGAACCCAGTGCTCCGTCGATAGACCAAGCGTTCGGGTTCGACCCATCTGCTGACGGGCGATAACTCCGGTCATTGCTCCGAAACCGTTGCCAACGCCAATCGGCTAATCCTGAATTCGGATGCTGACGAAGCTTTAGAACAGTTGAATGCTGCCTTCTTCGGCGGCAGCCAGATCACTGTTGCGAGTCCACTGAAGAGTTGAATCTACCTGCGGTTTGTAGATCGCCCAAACAACACCGGCACGCGTGTTAATTTCAAGAGTGGCTGAGCCCGTCCCACATGCGACGCATTTCTTTTGGACCCCTTCTGCAGAAATAGGGATACCGAGTTCTGCGTTGACGCCGTACTCGAGCAAGTGGTTCTTAAATCGGCCGAACAGTTGGTTGGCCAACTCACCGATCCAGTCGATCGCATCGTCGGCACCGCCCTCGCAAAGCTGTCGTGCGGTCTCCATCGTCGAAACCAAGCAAATGAAGTAGCGGACGTTTTCTCCCGCTAATTCGATTGTCGATGAAACAATGTCTTCTTCGTACTGACACTCTTGTTGAACGCTCCGGCTTTCATCACAAAGCAAATTCACGTCGACATCACCGGTCGAATAGAATTCAAAGAGCTTCCTCAATGATTCAGTTAGACCTTCTTGGCAAACGTCGATTGCAAGTTGACTCATTTCGCCTCACCTCATTGGTGACACTGGATTTGGTAATTGGGCTCACGAAGAACTTATCTGGAGACTAGCTCGCGCCACCTCGTGAGCCCATTGCGCTAGCAGTCGGGCGTGCCGTCTAGCGATACCGGCTCGGAGCGATCGCATTTGGCATACGGTGGTCAGGTAAGTTCATTGATCGTGAGCATGGATTGCCGCCGTTGACTGAGTACTGCCAAGGGGGCATTCCACTCGCTTGGGTTCGATTTAACGATCGGGTCAAATACTGCTCTTCGCTACTTGTCACCAGAAGATACCCCTACACAAGTGGGGCGCATGTGACATTGAATTGATTGTCTAAAAACCTTCAATCAATGAGTACCTGCCCGCGTCGCCGATCCCGCACCGCGGTGGTTTACTGACACGCCGGTGACCGGCAATCGGCATCGATGACCGCTGGGCGACACGATGAGAGTGAACGCAGTCACTTAAGAAGGTGTGATCGAGGACGAACGATGGCGATCGTGATTTATGTCAACTCAATTGTCTCCGCGGTGATTCGCAGAACGCGTTCGCATAGCGGATGACTTTGTTGCCGAGAGTCCATTGCGACGGTTTCTGACAACTGTTGATGAATCTCAGGGATTAAATCTGTCGGCCAAGCAATTAAGAAATCACGGTTGGGGACCGCGGCGAATGCCTCGCCGTCGACCGTTCCGGTTAATTCCCGAATGATTTGTGTTCGGATCTCTGGAATTAGAATCCTGGCCGCGTCATAGCCATCGCCTGTTTGGATAGCAACGAGTCGAACGTCTCCCGGCATGATCGCAAGCGGCAACTGGGGTTGCGAAATGACGATGTTTCGCTTCCCCAATTCGATCGCATCAAGCGCCGTTTGATTCCAACGATCCAGATCCGCTTGGCGGACATAGGCATAACCACCGTCGTTGTCGATGACCAGACTGGAGTGGACGTCGTCGGCAAATGGGAACGTGACGGCGCTGGACAAATTGGTCAGTTTGGCACTGACTAATTGAACGCGCAACCTTGACTGAGCATCGTCCCAGTTTTCCGGAATGGCCTCCACGCTGCTTTGCAGCATTTGCAAGATCTGAGCAAACTTGTCGCGAATCGCCGTGTCAAAATTGTCGTCGTTGAAGATACCCTGCTGATACTGAGCGCACAAATTCGACATCCCAAACGAGACTTCGCCATCGGTCAGGGTCCCGATTTCGTCACCGTGCCGAAAGCCCTGATCGGGGAATTCACGTTGTAAAACTTTCAAGACGCGGTCGGTAAACTGTTCAATCATCAAGATACCGACAGCTTCGTTTCAACGGAGAAGGATCACACAGCGATTTATATTCAGCCTACAATCGATTTTCTGATTCCGCAATGATCGCCTTCCGACCGTGGTACGGAGATTCTCACCGATGCAACGTCAACGTCCCTCCGGCAACACGCTTTGCCAACGTATCGCGGCACTTCTGCTGCTGTTGGTAGTGAATCCCCAATTGAGTAGCGTCGCACAGGAAATTCCCGAACCGATCATCGGCACCGTCGATCGTCAGCCCTTTGAAGCTGGCGTCAAACGATTCGTTCAGGCATTGGAAATCGCCGGCAGTCCACTCCCTGCGGCCGATCAACAAACGCTTCGGCAGCTTTGGCAAGAGAACGATCAAACCAAAGTCGTTCGCGAGATCCAGACCGTCCTCGATCGGCACTGCTTGGCGATCGTTTCGATCAACCCGGAAAGCCGTGTCAAAGTTGCGATCGGTCCGGCAAAACCGATGCTTGATCAAAACGGCTGGACGAATCATCTGGTCAAAGTTGTCAACGAGGCGGGCGTCACTGCCCCTCTGGTTTGCACCAGCCCACAAGCCGCACCGATGGTCCGGCGAAGCTCATCGTCTCCAGACCCTGAACTGTCGATCACACCTGCCGATGCCCAACGTCGTTGGCTGGACATCGCGATGTACGACTCGCAGCCACTGCATCGCAACTTAAGTGGCCTCGGAATCGAATATCGCATCGTTCAGCTTTACAGCCGCGACGCGGGAAAACGTGAAGCCACCCTCGCCATGGATGTTGGCCAAGGGACTCAGGACCTGGGATTTCGCAACGAGATTTCTTTGCTATTTGATTGTCGCCCGTCTGTTCCCGTCAACTTGGTAATTCGCGATCATGACGGCACGCCAACAACATGTAGCCTTCTGGTAAAAGATCAACGCGGCAGGATTTATCCGAATCCTTCGCGGCGTCTTGCTCCGGATTTTTTCTTTCACAATCAAGTGTATCGTGCGTCCGGAGAATCGCTGAACTTGGCACCCGGTACCTATCAGATCACTGCCTACCGCGGTCCCGAGTATCACACCGCACACGCCAGCTTGCGAGTGAACGAGGGCCAGCCGGCGAGGCTGGAATTTGATCTTCAACGCTGGATTCATATGGCACGCTATGGCTGGTTCTCCGGTGACCACCACGTCCATGCCGCCGGATGCGCCCACTATGAGAATCCAAGCCAGGGGGTGAAGCCCGAAGATATGTTGCGACACCTCGTAGGTGAGGACCTGAACGTCGGTTGTGTGTTGAGCTGGGGACCGTGTTGGTACTTTCAAAAACAATTCTTTGAAGGTGATGTGAGCAGCCTTTCCAAACCCGGCTACCTCATGCGATACGATGTCGAAGTCAGTGGCTTTCCCTCTTCGCATGCCGGGCATCTCTGTCTGCTTCAACTGAGCGAAGACGATTACCCAGGGACCGATCGCATTGACCAATGGCCTTCATGGACGCTTCCGGTGTTACGTTGGGGAAAAGAGCAAGACGGCGTCGTTGGGTACAGCCACAGCGGTTGGGGCTTGGCGTTGCCAGACTATTTGCCGGGAGGTGGTCGCGGCAACCTTCCCAGGCAATGGGGTGGCAATCAAGGTCCGGGACGTGCGGCTGATCGTCTTCCCGATTATGCAATGCCACCCTTCGACGGCATCGGTGCGAACGAATACATCGTGACTGCGGCTCATGACGTTTGCGATTTTATCAGTGCGGTCGACACACCGGCGATCTGGGAATTGAATATCTGGTACCACGTCTTGAACTGTGGTTTTCGAACGCGCATTAGTGGCGAGACCGACTTTCCATGCATCTACGGAGAACGCGTCGGTCTGGGGCGTAGCTACGTTCAAGTCCCATCGATCAACGATGCCGCCGAACTCGATTACGTCAGTTGGGTCCAAGGCCTCAAAGCAGGACGCAGCTACGTCGGCGACGGGATGTGTCACTTGCTCAATTTTTCAATCGGGGAATTTCCTTTGGGAGGCACCGCCGATGAAAAAGGGCGACCGAGTGAATACCGTGTTGATCGCTCAGGAAAACAGACCGTGCGCTGCGAAGTCGCCGCGATGTTGCCGGCCGAACAAGATGATGCCGGACGGGCGATCGCACAGCGTCGGCTTGACGAAAAGCCTTACTGGCACCTCGAGCGTGCACGCGAAGGTCGCAGCCGAAAAGTCCCGGTCGAATTGATTGCTGGCGGGCAGGTCGTCGGTCGGAAAATGATTGAGGCTGACGGTAAACCGGTGAGCCTTGAGTTCGAGCTTGACGTGCAATCATCGACCTGGGTCGCCGTTCGCGTTTTGCCATCGATGCACAGCAATCCAATCTTCGTCACCGTTGATGATCAGCCGATCCGTGTTAGCCGCCGAAGCGCACAGTGGTGCCGTGATGCCGTCGACGTCTGCTGGGCTCAAAAACGCGGGAACATCCGCCCCGAAGAATTAGACGAAGCCAAGCAAGCGTATGACGAAGCCAAAGCGATTTACATCAAGCGAGCCGAAGAAGCGATCGGTGAGTAGTCTCTGTCGCGTAGCGGATGCCGCCGAGGCATTCAGAAGGTCACCGTATCCATCGCTTTCAGGATCGATAGACCTCTAAGTTCGAGCCGCTCGCTTGTCACGCCTAAACCAGCGGCGACGCGGTCGGTGGTCGGCACCTTGCTCGACCGCCGCAAGTTTTCGTTGCAGGTGCTCAATCACTTCCAGGCGTTTTGATGCTTCATGCTGTGCCGATAACAGCAACGGCAGAACTCCGTTTGTGACTGGTCGCCTTGGTTCGTCATGTGTTTCCTGAAACAGTTGGACCAAGTCGCGGCCAAACCGTTGCATCCGTTCGATCGACTCCGCTTTTGCATCGCATTCACGCTCGATATCGATCCCCGGTTTTGATGCCTTCATCGCTTGCCGAACCATCTTGGCAAGCAACTCAGGATCATGGGGTGGAAAGAGTTGTTCGGGAGAGTCAGCTTGTTCTCGATGAACGGGAATGTCGGATAGCAACACTTGCTTTCCGAGCGTTCTTGCTTCTTCCACCGAAGTGCTCCAGCCTTCAAATAGGGATGGCTGCACAATCAGATTTGCATTGCGATAAAGCTGCCACTGTTGCTCACGCGGCACCATCCCAAGGATTCGAATTCGATCGTCCAGTTGATGCTCACGGATGAATCGCTCGAGTCCTGGGAAATGATCGGGATTACGACCGTCGATGGTCGCGCCAGAACAAACCAACAACGGAGTCCGGCCTTGCTGTTCGGTCCTCTGTTGGTTGATCAGATGCCATGCTTCGAAGACGACACGATGATTCTTGTGCTGCCAGAACTGGTATGGCAGGTAAACATAGGGCTCGTCAATTTGCAACTGCCGCATCACATCGGTCGGATCAGCGTCGGTCGCCGACGCCGGCGGCAGGGTTCGGAATCGTAGGACATACGTACGATCTTCGGCTTCAGGGAAAAACTGCTGCATGTCGGCCTGAACCGACGCGCTACTGCAAACGATGCGATTACAGGATGCCGACAGAAACGAAAACAGCTCGTCGCGGTGGCGCAGTTCCGCGTCTGAGAAAAACTCCGGGTAGTGCTTGTGTTGCAGATCGGTGATCCAACCGACGCACTTTCCTTTGAAGGGAACGACCGGTGGAGTAATTGCGGGAAAGAGCACGTCACAGTGTTCGTTAGCGACACGCGACATGAGTTCATTGCGGCGGTCGAGATCTTGCAGCAAATCGTCTTCGATCAGATGGACCCGGAACCAGGGACGATCGTCAAAGCCGGCGTCGTCAACGAGCTTTTCGTGTAAAGATGAGGGGACGAAGGCAACCACTTCCGGGGCCTCATCGTCGGGCAAACTAGCTAGACCTTCCAGGCAATTGCGAACGTAGTGAAGGCCGGCAACCCAGCCAGCCCATTGGCGAATGCTATCCTGCAGCAGCCAAAATGCGATCCGCATCCGTGCTCTCCGTTATTGTTCGAATCCATCGAGCGTAGATCGCTAGCCCGTCTTCTAACTGTGTCATTTGATCCAACACATAGTCGCCTTCGGTCGGGACGTCCACCGACCAGTGTTTCGGGTCTCCGGAAGACTGCTCACCGGAAAAACGAAGCGTATGGCGATCACTGAACTGCTTCAAGAACAACTGTGCGATCGTTTTAATTTGTACCGAAGTTCCCGAGGCGACATTCAAATAACGCGGCTGCCTCACAATGTCATCGTTTGGCGTATTGATGAGCTTGCCGATTAGTCTTGCGATGTCGTGGGAAAAAATAAAGTCCCGGGTTTCAGTCCCATCGCCGAATAACATCACTTCGCGGCTGCGTTTGGCCTTTTGGAAAATGTCCCAAAGGACTTGCTTCCTTAGGCCGGGACCGAACGAACTAAAGATCCTTAAGTTGACCGTGTGAATCCCATGTCGTTCCGCATAGTGATCCGTGATCAATTCACACTGACGCTTGTGTTTTCCGTACGGCGATACTGGCCGGGCCGGTGTCCGCAATGTGATCGGCAACCGTTCTGGCTGACCGTACACTGCGGCGCTCGAAAGGTTGACCAAATGGGT is a window of Roseiconus lacunae DNA encoding:
- a CDS encoding glycosyltransferase family 4 protein, which codes for MRIAFWLLQDSIRQWAGWVAGLHYVRNCLEGLASLPDDEAPEVVAFVPSSLHEKLVDDAGFDDRPWFRVHLIEDDLLQDLDRRNELMSRVANEHCDVLFPAITPPVVPFKGKCVGWITDLQHKHYPEFFSDAELRHRDELFSFLSASCNRIVCSSASVQADMQQFFPEAEDRTYVLRFRTLPPASATDADPTDVMRQLQIDEPYVYLPYQFWQHKNHRVVFEAWHLINQQRTEQQGRTPLLVCSGATIDGRNPDHFPGLERFIREHQLDDRIRILGMVPREQQWQLYRNANLIVQPSLFEGWSTSVEEARTLGKQVLLSDIPVHREQADSPEQLFPPHDPELLAKMVRQAMKASKPGIDIERECDAKAESIERMQRFGRDLVQLFQETHDEPRRPVTNGVLPLLLSAQHEASKRLEVIEHLQRKLAAVEQGADHRPRRRWFRRDKRAART
- a CDS encoding NAD-dependent epimerase/dehydratase family protein, which codes for MAPKTILVTGASGFLGSTIGRVLRPSCDRLIYLSGSNDSPADHVVDRRYHFRMPDARLGMILSKERPAWVIHCAGSASVRASIEDPKRDFHNNVTVTEALYEAVAKHSPGTHLVNLSSAAVYGQPERLPITLRTPARPVSPYGKHKRQCELITDHYAERHGIHTVNLRIFSSFGPGLRKQVLWDIFQKAKRSREVMLFGDGTETRDFIFSHDIARLIGKLINTPNDDIVRQPRYLNVASGTSVQIKTIAQLFLKQFSDRHTLRFSGEQSSGDPKHWSVDVPTEGDYVLDQMTQLEDGLAIYARWIRTITESTDADRILAAAG